One Clavibacter zhangzhiyongii genomic region harbors:
- a CDS encoding GlxA family transcriptional regulator, protein MHRIVVLALDGVIAFDLATPVEVFGRAVDDAGRPLYDVRVAGPLASAGSGPLRIGIPHGLDALDDADTVVVPGRYDPTAPADAAALDAVRRAAGRGARVASICVGALDLAATGLLDGLRATTHWRAAGLLAARHPAVDVTPDELFVDNGQILTSAGAAAGIDLCLHLIGRDHGAAVAADAARAAVVPLTREAGQAQYVKDDSLGATSLTAALRWIDAHAAEPITVADIAAAASVSTRTLNRRFLAELKLPPTRWLIRARVRIAQRLLETTDLGIDQVAQRSGLGSASNLREHFARVVGTTPGRYRRALTMAR, encoded by the coding sequence ATGCATCGGATCGTCGTGCTCGCCCTGGATGGCGTCATCGCCTTCGACCTCGCCACGCCCGTCGAGGTGTTCGGACGGGCGGTCGACGACGCGGGACGGCCCCTGTACGACGTGCGCGTCGCCGGCCCCCTGGCGTCAGCGGGTTCGGGGCCCCTGCGGATCGGCATCCCGCACGGCCTCGACGCACTCGACGACGCGGACACCGTCGTCGTCCCTGGACGCTACGACCCCACGGCGCCCGCGGACGCCGCGGCCCTGGACGCCGTCCGGCGCGCGGCGGGACGCGGCGCCCGGGTCGCGTCGATCTGCGTCGGAGCGCTCGACCTCGCCGCCACGGGTCTCCTCGACGGGCTGCGCGCAACCACGCACTGGCGAGCGGCCGGCCTCCTTGCAGCCCGGCACCCCGCCGTGGACGTGACGCCCGACGAGCTGTTCGTCGACAACGGCCAGATCCTCACCTCCGCGGGAGCGGCGGCCGGCATCGACCTGTGCCTGCACCTCATCGGCCGGGACCACGGCGCCGCTGTCGCCGCCGACGCGGCCCGGGCCGCCGTCGTCCCGCTCACGCGGGAGGCCGGCCAGGCGCAGTACGTGAAGGACGACTCCCTGGGGGCGACGAGCCTCACGGCGGCGCTCCGCTGGATCGACGCCCACGCCGCGGAGCCGATCACCGTCGCGGACATCGCGGCAGCCGCCTCGGTCAGCACGCGGACCCTGAACCGCCGCTTCCTCGCGGAGCTGAAGCTGCCGCCGACGCGCTGGCTGATCCGCGCGCGCGTCCGCATCGCCCAGCGGCTCCTCGAGACGACCGACCTCGGCATCGACCAGGTCGCCCAGCGATCGGGCCTCGGCTCCGCCTCGAACCTGCGCGAGCACTTCGCCCGCGTCGTCGGGACGACGCCGGGCCGCTATCGACGAGCCCTGACGATGGCGCGATGA
- a CDS encoding MFS transporter produces MYRIDPLRARRRWLLAILGGFALGGFTLSSWAARLPSIRAGLDLSDAELGFVLLATTAGSGAGLVASRLLLGGGGARRSLAVAALAMAAGVGIVGAGVAVESVPVLLVGFAIAGAGVGATDVLINIDGAVIERLSRRTLMPLMHAAWPAGAVVGAGVGAGCAALGIAAEAQLIAQAAVIAVAGLALVRAVPAGSRGTRRARRRRGQARARRAPHVDARLLAIGVVMLAAEFGEGAANGWISVAVRDAMGRPEAFAAAAIGIYAAAQVVVRVAAGPLVDRFGRAAMIRWTSALGLAGVILFILDLGTVPLVIGVVLWSVGVSMGFPLGMSAAAEGDDPTARVTLVASVGYVASFIGPPLIGLLAQGFGLLPALRPVAVLFLVAVLLAPAFAPRRRGTDPVVGASA; encoded by the coding sequence ATGTACCGGATCGACCCCTTGCGAGCACGGCGGCGTTGGCTCCTCGCCATCCTGGGCGGGTTCGCGCTGGGCGGCTTCACTCTGTCGAGCTGGGCCGCCCGGCTCCCGTCCATCCGCGCGGGGCTCGACCTGAGCGACGCGGAGCTCGGGTTCGTCCTGCTGGCGACGACCGCGGGATCCGGCGCGGGCCTCGTCGCGTCGCGCCTGCTGCTCGGCGGAGGGGGAGCCCGGCGGTCATTGGCAGTCGCGGCCCTCGCGATGGCCGCGGGCGTCGGCATCGTGGGGGCGGGCGTGGCGGTCGAGAGCGTCCCGGTCCTCCTGGTCGGGTTCGCGATCGCGGGGGCGGGGGTCGGCGCCACCGACGTGCTCATCAACATCGACGGCGCCGTCATCGAGCGCCTGTCGCGCCGCACCCTCATGCCCCTCATGCACGCGGCCTGGCCCGCCGGCGCGGTCGTCGGGGCCGGGGTGGGCGCCGGATGCGCGGCGCTGGGGATCGCCGCCGAGGCCCAGTTGATCGCGCAGGCCGCGGTCATCGCGGTCGCCGGGCTCGCGCTGGTGCGGGCGGTGCCGGCCGGCAGCCGCGGGACCCGTCGCGCGCGGCGACGACGCGGCCAGGCGCGGGCGCGACGGGCCCCGCACGTGGACGCGCGCCTGCTGGCGATCGGCGTCGTCATGCTCGCCGCGGAGTTCGGCGAGGGGGCCGCGAACGGCTGGATCAGCGTCGCCGTCCGCGACGCCATGGGCCGCCCGGAGGCCTTCGCGGCCGCGGCCATCGGCATCTACGCCGCGGCCCAGGTGGTGGTGAGGGTCGCCGCCGGCCCGCTGGTGGACCGGTTCGGCCGTGCCGCGATGATCCGCTGGACCTCCGCGCTCGGCCTCGCGGGCGTCATCCTCTTCATCCTCGACCTCGGCACGGTGCCGCTCGTGATCGGCGTCGTCCTCTGGTCCGTCGGCGTCTCGATGGGCTTCCCGCTCGGCATGTCCGCCGCGGCCGAGGGCGACGACCCGACCGCGCGCGTGACGCTCGTCGCGAGCGTCGGATACGTCGCCAGCTTCATCGGCCCGCCACTCATCGGCCTGCTGGCCCAGGGGTTCGGGCTCCTGCCCGCGCTGCGGCCGGTCGCCGTGCTGTTCCTGGTCGCGGTGCTCCTGGCCCCAGCCTTCGCGCCGCGCCGCCGCGGGACGGATCCCGTGGTCGGCGCGTCGGCCTGA
- a CDS encoding nuclear transport factor 2 family protein, which produces MSEITPTTVATTYFNALAQGDIPTVMAQFADDVVWHQPGANRFSGEHHGTSDIGALLGGMMEASQGTFQLVVSGTPMLNGDDVAVPIRFSGSRGDVAMDMSGIDLLTVRGGRIVEVRLFSEDGPAEDAFWGTQA; this is translated from the coding sequence ATGTCCGAGATCACCCCCACCACCGTCGCTACCACCTACTTCAACGCGCTTGCGCAGGGCGACATCCCCACCGTCATGGCGCAGTTCGCGGACGATGTCGTCTGGCACCAGCCCGGCGCGAACCGCTTCTCCGGCGAGCACCACGGCACGAGCGACATCGGGGCTCTCCTCGGCGGAATGATGGAAGCCAGCCAGGGCACCTTCCAGCTCGTCGTCTCCGGTACCCCCATGCTCAACGGCGACGACGTCGCCGTCCCTATCCGCTTCAGCGGGTCCCGCGGCGACGTCGCCATGGACATGAGCGGCATCGACCTGCTCACGGTCCGGGGCGGCCGTATCGTCGAGGTCCGCCTGTTCTCTGAGGACGGCCCCGCAGAGGACGCGTTCTGGGGTACGCAGGCCTAG
- a CDS encoding winged helix-turn-helix transcriptional regulator, with protein sequence MENEPPVWNVMLATCPSRTSLARIANKWTAMIVIALSNGPLRFGALKDAVGGISGKVLADTLRDLRRDGILTRTSYDEMPPRVEYELTPLGLTLRAPLTALGEWAERHIREVLDARSAYDDDSLR encoded by the coding sequence GTGGAGAACGAGCCACCTGTCTGGAACGTGATGCTGGCGACGTGCCCGTCGCGGACCTCTCTGGCCCGCATCGCGAACAAGTGGACAGCCATGATCGTCATCGCCCTGAGCAACGGACCGCTGCGTTTCGGCGCCCTCAAGGACGCGGTAGGTGGGATCAGCGGCAAGGTCCTCGCGGACACTCTGCGCGATCTGCGACGCGACGGAATCCTCACACGCACCTCCTACGACGAGATGCCGCCGCGGGTCGAGTACGAGCTCACTCCACTCGGATTGACGCTCCGAGCCCCGCTCACGGCCCTCGGCGAATGGGCGGAGCGTCACATTAGAGAGGTGCTGGATGCCCGCTCCGCCTACGACGACGACTCCTTGCGCTGA
- a CDS encoding NUDIX hydrolase has protein sequence MTDGGPVRHVRDTARILLVDERDRLLLFLTNYSTNVDLPPRWLTPGGGIDPGETPAVAARRELFEETGLRVESVGEPVWEHDYARRRIDGGLDVGHSTFYLVRVDAFAPVSDNWMPDEFDDIHAHRWFGLDELATTEDPIEPAELVEVARGVLSRDV, from the coding sequence ATGACCGACGGCGGGCCGGTGCGGCACGTCCGGGACACCGCGCGCATCCTCCTGGTCGATGAGCGCGACCGGCTGCTGCTGTTCCTCACGAACTACTCCACGAACGTCGACCTGCCGCCGCGCTGGCTCACGCCCGGCGGCGGGATCGACCCGGGCGAGACGCCCGCCGTCGCCGCGCGCCGGGAGCTGTTCGAGGAGACCGGGCTCCGGGTCGAATCCGTCGGCGAGCCCGTCTGGGAGCACGACTACGCGCGCCGACGCATCGACGGCGGGCTCGACGTCGGGCACTCGACGTTCTACCTCGTGCGGGTCGACGCGTTCGCGCCCGTGTCGGACAACTGGATGCCCGACGAGTTCGACGACATCCACGCGCACCGCTGGTTCGGGCTCGACGAGCTCGCGACGACGGAGGATCCGATCGAGCCCGCGGAGCTCGTGGAGGTCGCGCGCGGCGTGCTGTCCCGCGACGTCTGA
- a CDS encoding S9 family peptidase, which produces MKTTDLDLLTSVSRPAVSPDGRLAVVSVTRPRVHADAYTGQLWEVTTDGSAPPRRITRGFRDTAPRLSPDGAVIAFLRAEPKGPPQLHVVRATGGEPVALTDELLGVGAFDWSPDGTRIVYAARVAEPGRYGSVEGVSAAAEAARRIRTTKYLANGLGWSVDRHVQLFLVDLPALDAEPFAATVPSGYPDAADPAVRGEGADATPTAAERAGVGPVIRLTDEPVDHRSPRFSADGTEVLFVASRHDGRDDDLLAGAYAVAVPAAGDTPSGVPEVRTIVSHEAGLGVDAVASVPGGRVYLLAQDLGERGVDFVARNTALYVLDADDVAPRALTDAETVDLGGSDITVEDRDAVLVLNASRGTVQLLRVTADGAVEALVDDQVEVTGVGLGGGAVVVALTDPRTHGDLALVRTDRPADGQSALEPLTDFSAALRETGIRPLHELVVDGRDGYPVHGWVVRPEGEGPHPVLLVIHGGPYAAYGVHLFDEAQVYADAGYAVLLCNPRGAAGYGQAHGRVIKERMGTVDMHDVLDFLDGAIAVHDSIDGSRAGIMGGSYGGYLTAWTIAHEHRFQGAIVERGFLDPELFTGTSDIGTFFGEEYTGHDAETRLTQSPQAVAHRVRTPTFVVHSEDDLRCPLSQAERYHLALVRAGVETEMLVFPGEDHELSRSGRPRHRVQRFEAILDWWATHLPVDGGAR; this is translated from the coding sequence ATGAAGACCACGGATCTCGACCTCCTCACCTCCGTCTCCCGCCCCGCCGTCTCGCCCGACGGCCGCCTGGCCGTCGTCTCGGTGACGCGCCCGCGGGTGCATGCCGACGCGTACACCGGCCAGCTGTGGGAGGTGACGACGGACGGATCCGCCCCGCCCCGCCGCATCACGCGCGGCTTCCGCGACACCGCCCCGCGGCTCTCGCCGGACGGCGCGGTCATCGCGTTCCTGCGGGCCGAGCCGAAGGGCCCGCCGCAGCTGCACGTCGTCCGGGCGACCGGAGGCGAGCCCGTCGCGCTGACCGACGAGCTCCTCGGCGTCGGCGCGTTCGACTGGTCGCCCGACGGCACCCGCATCGTCTACGCCGCGCGTGTCGCCGAGCCCGGCCGCTACGGGAGCGTCGAGGGCGTGTCCGCCGCGGCCGAGGCCGCACGCCGGATCCGCACCACGAAGTACCTCGCCAACGGCCTCGGCTGGTCCGTCGACCGGCACGTGCAGCTGTTCCTCGTCGACCTGCCGGCGCTGGACGCCGAGCCCTTCGCGGCGACCGTCCCCTCCGGGTACCCCGACGCCGCGGATCCCGCCGTGCGCGGCGAGGGCGCCGACGCCACGCCGACCGCCGCCGAGCGCGCGGGCGTCGGCCCCGTGATCCGGCTCACCGACGAGCCCGTCGACCACCGGTCCCCGCGGTTCTCCGCGGACGGCACCGAGGTCCTCTTCGTCGCGTCCCGGCACGACGGTCGCGACGACGACCTGCTCGCAGGGGCCTACGCCGTCGCCGTCCCCGCCGCGGGCGACACCCCCTCTGGCGTGCCCGAGGTGCGCACGATCGTGTCGCACGAGGCGGGGCTCGGCGTCGACGCCGTGGCGTCGGTCCCGGGCGGACGCGTCTACCTCCTCGCGCAGGATCTGGGCGAGCGCGGCGTCGACTTCGTCGCCCGCAACACGGCGCTCTACGTGCTCGACGCGGACGACGTCGCGCCGCGCGCGCTCACCGACGCGGAGACCGTCGACCTCGGCGGCAGCGACATCACCGTGGAGGACCGCGACGCCGTCCTCGTCCTCAACGCGTCGCGCGGCACCGTGCAGCTGCTGCGCGTCACCGCGGACGGCGCCGTCGAGGCGCTCGTGGACGACCAGGTCGAGGTCACGGGCGTCGGGCTCGGGGGAGGGGCGGTCGTCGTGGCCCTCACCGACCCGCGCACGCACGGCGACCTCGCGCTCGTCCGGACCGACCGCCCCGCCGACGGGCAATCGGCCCTCGAGCCCCTCACCGACTTCTCGGCGGCGTTGCGCGAGACGGGGATCCGCCCGCTGCACGAGCTCGTCGTGGACGGCCGCGACGGCTACCCGGTGCACGGCTGGGTCGTGCGGCCGGAGGGGGAGGGGCCGCACCCCGTGCTCCTCGTCATCCACGGCGGGCCGTACGCGGCGTACGGCGTGCACCTGTTCGACGAGGCGCAGGTCTACGCCGATGCCGGGTACGCGGTCCTGCTCTGCAACCCGCGCGGCGCAGCCGGGTACGGCCAGGCGCACGGACGGGTGATCAAGGAGCGCATGGGCACGGTCGACATGCACGACGTGCTCGACTTCCTCGACGGCGCGATCGCCGTGCACGACTCCATCGACGGATCCCGCGCCGGCATCATGGGCGGGTCCTACGGCGGGTACCTCACCGCCTGGACCATCGCGCACGAGCACCGATTCCAGGGCGCCATCGTCGAGCGCGGATTCCTCGACCCGGAGCTGTTCACTGGCACCTCCGACATCGGGACGTTCTTCGGCGAGGAGTACACGGGCCACGACGCCGAGACGCGGCTGACGCAGAGCCCGCAGGCGGTCGCCCACCGGGTGCGGACGCCCACGTTCGTCGTGCACTCCGAGGACGACCTCCGCTGCCCGCTGTCGCAGGCGGAGCGGTACCACCTGGCGCTCGTGCGCGCCGGCGTCGAGACCGAGATGCTCGTCTTCCCGGGCGAGGACCACGAGCTCAGCCGCTCCGGTCGGCCGCGCCACCGCGTGCAGCGGTTCGAGGCGATCCTCGACTGGTGGGCGACGCACCTGCCCGTCGACGGCGGCGCCCGATGA
- a CDS encoding SDR family oxidoreductase produces MSTVDEIRPFAPDELRGRRALVTGSSRGIGADTVAYLADAGADVVVNYRNKAARAEKLVAKLVEGGTKAIAVGADLTDPASVDRLMETVRAELGGLDVLVLNASGGMESGMAEDYAMTLNRDAQVNVLRSALPLMSEGGRVVFVTSHQAHFIGTTPTMPEYEGVARSKRAGEDALRELLPELDARGIGFVVVSGDMIEGTITATLLSRMNPEAIQQRKEASGGLYNVSQFAAEVARAVVDPIPADHTRLVGDTGSFQPE; encoded by the coding sequence GTGAGCACCGTCGACGAGATCCGCCCCTTCGCCCCCGACGAGCTCCGCGGCCGCCGCGCCCTCGTCACCGGCTCCTCGCGCGGCATCGGCGCCGACACCGTCGCGTACCTCGCGGACGCGGGCGCCGACGTCGTCGTCAACTACCGCAACAAGGCCGCGCGCGCCGAGAAGCTCGTCGCGAAGCTGGTCGAGGGCGGCACGAAGGCCATCGCGGTGGGCGCCGACCTCACGGACCCCGCGTCCGTCGACCGTCTGATGGAGACCGTCCGCGCCGAGCTCGGCGGCCTCGACGTGCTCGTGCTCAACGCCTCCGGCGGCATGGAGAGCGGCATGGCCGAGGACTACGCCATGACCCTCAACCGCGACGCGCAGGTCAACGTGCTGCGGAGCGCCCTGCCCCTGATGTCGGAGGGCGGGCGCGTCGTCTTCGTCACGAGCCACCAGGCCCACTTCATCGGCACCACCCCGACCATGCCCGAGTACGAGGGCGTGGCGCGCAGCAAGCGTGCGGGGGAGGACGCCCTCCGCGAGCTCCTTCCCGAGCTCGACGCGCGCGGCATCGGCTTCGTCGTCGTCTCCGGCGACATGATCGAGGGCACCATCACCGCGACCCTCCTCAGTCGGATGAACCCCGAGGCGATCCAGCAGCGCAAGGAGGCGTCCGGCGGCCTCTACAACGTGTCGCAGTTCGCGGCCGAGGTCGCGCGCGCGGTCGTCGACCCGATCCCCGCCGACCACACGCGCCTCGTCGGCGACACGGGCAGCTTCCAGCCCGAGTGA
- a CDS encoding glycerophosphodiester phosphodiesterase family protein has product MSAVRYFDGDGPRVLAHRGWTGSGAVENTLGAFRAAWDLGVTHLETDVHATADGACVLWHDADLRRVAGRRVRVRDVTLAELRAVDLGSGTRVATLGELLAALPDARVNVDVKGRGAAEAAAREIRAADAVHRVLVTSFSAGRRRRAVALLPGVATSADAVRLVAAVVAARLGIASLVRVALRGVDAVQMPGRVLGIRTESPDMVARLARGAREVHVWTVDDPEEMIRLVRAGVRGIVTDRPDLALAALGARDWDSPGNRSS; this is encoded by the coding sequence GTGAGCGCGGTCCGCTACTTCGACGGCGACGGCCCGCGGGTGCTCGCGCACCGCGGCTGGACGGGATCCGGCGCCGTCGAGAACACGCTCGGCGCCTTCCGGGCGGCGTGGGACCTCGGCGTCACCCACCTCGAGACCGACGTGCACGCGACGGCGGACGGCGCCTGCGTCCTCTGGCACGACGCCGACCTCCGTCGGGTCGCGGGCCGCCGCGTGCGCGTGCGCGACGTGACGCTGGCCGAGCTCCGCGCCGTCGACCTCGGATCCGGGACACGCGTCGCCACGCTCGGGGAGCTGCTCGCGGCCCTGCCCGACGCCCGGGTCAACGTCGACGTGAAGGGCCGGGGCGCCGCCGAGGCCGCGGCCCGGGAGATCCGCGCGGCCGATGCGGTCCACCGGGTCCTCGTGACCTCGTTCTCCGCCGGCCGGCGGCGCCGCGCCGTCGCCCTGCTCCCCGGCGTGGCCACGTCCGCCGACGCCGTCCGGCTGGTCGCCGCCGTCGTCGCGGCCCGGCTCGGGATCGCGTCGCTCGTGCGCGTGGCCCTCCGCGGCGTGGACGCCGTGCAGATGCCCGGCCGCGTGCTGGGCATCCGCACCGAGTCCCCCGACATGGTCGCCCGCCTCGCGCGCGGCGCGCGCGAGGTCCACGTGTGGACGGTCGACGACCCCGAGGAGATGATCCGCCTGGTCAGGGCCGGGGTGCGCGGGATCGTGACCGACCGCCCCGATCTCGCGCTCGCCGCCCTCGGCGCCAGGGACTGGGATTCGCCTGGGAACCGGTCGTCCTGA
- a CDS encoding RNA polymerase-binding protein RbpA yields MADRSLRGMRLGSTSLQSEEGVSFSPRQRKTYRTSDGTTFEVVFSADAEVPEVWESPKSGLEGRLLDAEGAPVAHDEVEAKVPRSHWDMLLERRTRAELEELLEERLATLRARRGQHRIGA; encoded by the coding sequence ATGGCAGATCGCAGCTTGCGCGGGATGCGGCTCGGGTCCACGAGCCTGCAGAGCGAGGAGGGCGTCAGCTTCTCCCCCCGGCAGAGGAAGACCTACCGCACGTCCGACGGCACCACCTTCGAGGTCGTGTTCTCGGCGGACGCCGAGGTCCCCGAGGTCTGGGAGTCGCCGAAGAGCGGCTTGGAGGGGCGCCTGCTCGACGCCGAGGGCGCGCCCGTCGCCCACGACGAGGTCGAGGCGAAGGTCCCCCGGAGCCACTGGGACATGCTGCTCGAGCGCCGGACGCGCGCCGAGCTCGAGGAGCTCCTCGAGGAGCGCCTCGCCACCCTCCGCGCGCGGCGCGGTCAGCACCGCATCGGCGCCTGA
- the lnt gene encoding apolipoprotein N-acyltransferase: protein MTALARAPRRERAAVPSAALAPAPVRPPLPLWGAFLAAAASGPVLDAAFPDRGLWPLVFPGIALVLLALRGRRAGPAFLVGLVAGLAFYLTHIEWASLYLGPVPWIALSALESLFVATGAMAIATTTRWIPRAFPTIAGRVVLLPVAVAGLWTAREAISAVWPYGGFAWGRVSLSQSEGPFAHLVTWIGLSGLSFVLVLLVALLLELAAEGRVRASSRALVAGIAVALVLVVPAFPVTTTGTTRVAAVQGNAKAGYFDGARYGDILRAHLAATAEIPTDADVDMVVWPENGADADPLRDPGSAAALDRVVARFDAPLVVGTVTERDGRYYNESLVWTGGGATDHYDKKHPVPFGEYVPDRAFWEPFAPDLIGLIQREYTPGTTDQVMDVAGVTAGIAICFDIVDDQLTTDMVDEGADLILAQTNNADFGRTDESVQQLAIARMRALETGRSVVNISTVGTSAIVGPDGRDLDRLPWFTAGSMVVDVPTADVVTPAILVGRDIEWLVSGLGLGALAVAGIALGRRGRRSAR, encoded by the coding sequence GTGACCGCGCTCGCTCGCGCGCCCCGTCGGGAGCGCGCTGCCGTCCCGTCCGCCGCCCTCGCGCCGGCGCCCGTCCGTCCGCCGCTGCCGCTGTGGGGCGCGTTCCTCGCCGCCGCCGCGTCCGGCCCCGTGCTGGACGCCGCCTTCCCCGACCGCGGGCTCTGGCCGCTCGTGTTCCCCGGCATCGCGCTCGTGCTGCTCGCGCTGCGCGGACGACGTGCCGGGCCGGCGTTCCTCGTGGGCCTCGTCGCCGGCCTCGCCTTCTACCTGACCCACATCGAGTGGGCCTCGCTGTACCTCGGGCCCGTGCCGTGGATCGCCCTCTCCGCGCTCGAGTCGCTCTTCGTGGCGACCGGGGCCATGGCCATCGCGACGACCACCCGCTGGATCCCGCGCGCCTTCCCCACGATCGCGGGCCGCGTCGTGCTCCTGCCCGTCGCCGTCGCCGGACTCTGGACCGCGCGCGAGGCGATCTCCGCCGTCTGGCCGTACGGCGGCTTCGCGTGGGGTCGGGTCTCCCTGTCGCAGTCCGAGGGGCCGTTCGCGCACCTCGTCACCTGGATCGGCCTGTCCGGCCTGTCCTTCGTGCTCGTCCTGCTCGTCGCGCTCCTCCTCGAGCTCGCCGCGGAGGGGCGCGTGCGCGCGTCGAGCCGGGCGCTCGTGGCCGGGATCGCCGTCGCGCTGGTGCTCGTCGTGCCGGCGTTCCCCGTGACGACGACGGGGACGACGCGGGTCGCCGCGGTGCAGGGCAACGCGAAGGCCGGCTACTTCGACGGCGCGCGCTACGGCGACATCCTCCGGGCGCACCTCGCCGCCACCGCAGAGATCCCGACGGACGCGGACGTGGACATGGTGGTGTGGCCCGAGAACGGGGCCGACGCGGATCCGCTCCGCGACCCGGGCTCCGCCGCCGCGCTCGACCGCGTGGTCGCGCGGTTCGACGCGCCCCTGGTCGTCGGCACCGTCACCGAGCGCGACGGCCGGTACTACAACGAGTCGCTCGTGTGGACCGGGGGAGGGGCGACCGACCACTACGACAAGAAGCACCCCGTGCCGTTCGGCGAGTACGTGCCCGACCGCGCGTTCTGGGAGCCCTTCGCGCCCGACCTCATCGGCCTCATCCAGCGCGAGTACACGCCGGGCACCACCGACCAGGTGATGGACGTCGCCGGCGTCACGGCGGGCATCGCCATCTGCTTCGACATCGTCGACGACCAGCTCACGACCGACATGGTCGACGAGGGCGCCGACCTGATCCTCGCCCAGACGAACAACGCCGACTTCGGGCGCACGGACGAGAGCGTGCAGCAGCTGGCCATCGCGCGGATGCGTGCGCTCGAGACGGGCCGCAGCGTCGTCAACATCTCCACCGTCGGCACGAGCGCGATCGTCGGCCCCGACGGGCGCGACCTCGACCGGCTGCCCTGGTTCACCGCGGGATCGATGGTGGTCGACGTGCCGACCGCCGACGTGGTGACGCCGGCGATCCTCGTGGGGCGCGACATCGAGTGGCTCGTGTCGGGGCTCGGGTTGGGGGCCCTGGCCGTGGCCGGGATCGCCCTGGGTCGGCGCGGGCGGCGCTCCGCGCGCTGA